The following proteins are encoded in a genomic region of Desulfovibrio sp. JC010:
- a CDS encoding DeoR family transcriptional regulator, which produces MKFNLESLSKRQREIFNIVNERGFTPIESLAQHFEVTPQTIRRDINKLCKHNLLQRFHGGAGRASSVENVDYSARRNILHQEKRLIAEMVAKHIPEHASMFINIGTTTEEVAKALSNHKSLRIITNNLNVAQTMSNNDCEVIVAGGMVRQRDKGITGEATVEFIKQFKVDYGIIGVSGIDEDGTLLDYDYHEVRVAREIINNARNIFLVTDHTKFNRNAMVRIADLGEIDAIFTDKRPPQVFCDLMKSKEVDLFVTEPDPEEDE; this is translated from the coding sequence ATGAAATTCAATCTCGAGTCATTATCAAAAAGACAACGGGAAATCTTTAATATTGTTAATGAAAGAGGCTTCACCCCCATTGAATCCCTTGCACAGCATTTTGAAGTAACCCCCCAGACAATCAGAAGGGATATCAACAAACTCTGTAAACACAACCTGTTGCAGCGTTTCCACGGTGGAGCTGGAAGAGCTTCCAGTGTGGAAAATGTTGACTACAGCGCACGCCGGAACATCCTGCATCAGGAAAAAAGGCTCATCGCCGAAATGGTCGCCAAGCACATTCCCGAACATGCTTCCATGTTCATAAATATCGGAACGACCACCGAAGAAGTTGCCAAAGCCCTCTCCAATCACAAGTCCCTGCGCATTATCACCAACAACCTCAACGTGGCCCAGACCATGAGCAACAACGATTGCGAAGTGATCGTGGCCGGAGGCATGGTCCGCCAGCGCGACAAGGGGATTACCGGGGAAGCCACCGTGGAATTCATTAAACAGTTCAAGGTGGATTACGGCATTATCGGGGTTTCCGGCATTGATGAGGACGGCACCCTGCTCGACTACGATTACCACGAAGTGCGCGTAGCCCGTGAAATCATCAACAATGCCCGCAATATTTTTCTGGTCACCGACCACACCAAATTCAACCGCAACGCCATGGTCCGCATTGCCGACCTCGGCGAGATCGATGCGATATTCACCGACAAAAGGCCGCCGCAGGTCTTCTGCGACCTGATGAAAAGCAAAGAGGTAGATCTCTTTGTAACCGAGCCTGATCCGGAAGAAGACGAATAA
- a CDS encoding glycerol-3-phosphate dehydrogenase/oxidase, whose amino-acid sequence MKRSDFIQQMEDSSKVWDFIIIGGGATGLGSGLDAAARGYSVLLLEQGDFAEATSSRSTKMVHGGVRYLAQGNISLVMEALYERGILKQNAPHMCYNQKFIVPDYKWFGIPYYGIGLKCYDMLARKYSFGPSQIYSKKSVMKEVPGVLAKKLKGGVTYHDGQFDDARLALTLARTMADMGGCPMNHTKVTDLVKSSTGYVCGVKAEDKLSGKSYELKAKAVINATGIFTDDIMNMDNGEHKKLIAPSQGIHIVIDRDFLGGDTGIMVPKTDDGRVIFFVPWHGKVVVGTTDTALDGVCMEPKPLEEEINFLVEHSARYLAKAPTRADVRSVFTGIRPLIAAGDSESTSALSRDHYLTVSPNKLLTIAGGKWTTYRHMAEDCIDNAIQMGGLPFRPCVTKNVKLHGYTEDFDHNDHMHVYGSEAAEIKALAEEYPELDTRMHERLPYSWLEVVWAARNEWAQTVGDALSRRTRALIIDAKAANEVAPKAAEIMAKELGKDEAWIKEQTEQFQELAKNYIVD is encoded by the coding sequence ATGAAACGTTCAGATTTTATCCAGCAGATGGAAGACAGTTCAAAGGTCTGGGATTTCATTATTATAGGTGGTGGTGCTACCGGTCTCGGTTCCGGTCTTGATGCTGCTGCCCGTGGTTACTCTGTGCTCCTTCTTGAGCAGGGTGACTTTGCCGAGGCTACTTCCAGCCGCAGTACCAAAATGGTTCACGGCGGTGTAAGATACCTCGCACAGGGTAATATTTCTCTGGTAATGGAAGCTCTTTACGAGCGTGGTATTCTCAAGCAGAACGCGCCGCATATGTGCTACAATCAGAAGTTTATCGTACCCGACTACAAATGGTTCGGGATTCCCTACTACGGTATCGGTCTGAAGTGCTACGATATGCTGGCCAGAAAATACAGCTTCGGTCCTTCCCAGATCTACTCCAAGAAATCTGTGATGAAGGAAGTGCCCGGTGTTCTCGCCAAGAAACTCAAAGGCGGCGTGACCTACCATGACGGTCAGTTTGATGATGCCCGTCTGGCTCTGACCCTTGCCCGCACCATGGCTGACATGGGCGGATGCCCCATGAACCACACCAAGGTTACCGACCTGGTTAAGAGTTCCACCGGCTACGTCTGCGGTGTAAAAGCTGAAGACAAGCTTTCCGGCAAATCTTACGAACTGAAAGCAAAAGCTGTTATCAACGCCACCGGTATTTTCACCGATGACATCATGAACATGGATAACGGCGAGCACAAAAAGCTCATCGCTCCCAGTCAGGGTATCCACATCGTTATCGACCGTGACTTTCTCGGCGGCGATACCGGTATCATGGTTCCCAAGACCGACGACGGCCGCGTAATTTTCTTCGTGCCCTGGCACGGCAAGGTTGTTGTCGGTACCACTGACACCGCCCTTGACGGCGTATGCATGGAACCCAAGCCGCTTGAAGAAGAAATCAACTTCCTTGTTGAGCACTCTGCAAGATACCTTGCCAAGGCCCCGACCCGCGCGGATGTCCGCAGTGTGTTCACCGGTATCCGTCCTCTGATTGCAGCAGGTGATTCCGAATCCACCTCCGCACTTTCCAGAGACCATTACCTGACCGTGTCCCCCAACAAGCTGCTGACCATTGCCGGCGGTAAGTGGACCACTTACAGGCACATGGCTGAAGACTGCATTGATAACGCAATCCAGATGGGCGGCCTGCCTTTCCGTCCCTGCGTGACCAAGAACGTCAAGCTGCACGGTTACACCGAAGATTTCGACCACAACGACCACATGCATGTTTACGGTAGCGAAGCTGCTGAAATCAAAGCTCTGGCTGAAGAATACCCCGAGCTTGATACCCGCATGCATGAAAGACTGCCTTACTCCTGGCTTGAAGTTGTCTGGGCTGCCCGTAATGAATGGGCACAGACTGTCGGCGATGCTCTGTCCCGCAGAACCAGAGCACTGATCATCGATGCCAAGGCTGCCAACGAAGTTGCTCCCAAAGCTGCTGAAATCATGGCCAAAGAGCTTGGCAAAGATGAAGCATGGATCAAAGAGCAGACTGAACAGTTCCAGGAGCTGGCTAAGAACTATATTGTAGACTAA
- a CDS encoding MIP/aquaporin family protein, translating to MSPFLGEVIGTMILTLFGCGVVANVLLEKSKGQNGGWIVITMGWGFAVTFAIYVAGKYSGAHINPAVTIGLAAGGYFSWGLVPLYIAGQMLGAFIGAVICFLTYKCHWEPTADAGLKLAVFSTGPAIRCTGENFLCEFIGTFFLVFIILGIGANEFTQGLNPLIVGFFIVSIGLSLGGPTGYAINPARDLGPRIAHAILPIPGKGDSDWGYSWIPVVAPICGGVAGALAYKALIG from the coding sequence ATGAGTCCTTTCTTAGGCGAAGTAATTGGTACAATGATTCTGACACTTTTCGGTTGCGGCGTAGTTGCCAACGTTCTTCTTGAAAAGTCCAAAGGTCAGAACGGTGGTTGGATTGTTATCACCATGGGTTGGGGATTTGCAGTAACATTTGCAATCTACGTAGCTGGTAAATATTCCGGCGCACACATCAACCCTGCTGTTACCATCGGTCTTGCTGCCGGCGGTTATTTTTCCTGGGGTCTGGTTCCCCTTTACATCGCAGGCCAGATGCTCGGCGCATTCATCGGTGCTGTTATCTGCTTCCTGACCTACAAATGCCACTGGGAACCCACTGCAGATGCAGGCCTGAAACTGGCTGTATTCTCCACTGGTCCCGCAATTCGCTGCACTGGCGAAAACTTCCTCTGCGAATTTATCGGCACCTTCTTCCTGGTATTCATCATCCTCGGTATCGGTGCCAACGAATTCACTCAGGGTCTTAACCCCCTGATCGTAGGTTTCTTCATCGTATCCATCGGCCTCTCTCTTGGTGGCCCCACCGGTTACGCTATCAACCCTGCTCGTGACCTCGGTCCCCGTATCGCTCACGCCATCCTGCCCATTCCGGGTAAAGGCGACAGCGACTGGGGATACTCCTGGATTCCTGTTGTAGCACCCATCTGCGGTGGTGTTGCAGGTGCTCTGGCATACAAAGCCCTCATCGGCTAA
- the glpK gene encoding glycerol kinase GlpK: MEKKYVLSIDQGTTSSRAIVFDKAGQIAKVTQKEFTQIFPNPGWVEHDAMEIWSSVQSVVAEALADIPAAEIAAIGITNQRETTVVWDKNTGKPVYNAIVWQSRQTMDICNDLKAKGLDPVVREKTGLLIDAYFSGTKVKWILDNVEGAREKAEAGDLLFGTIDTWLVWKLTGGAVHVTDYTNASRTLMYNIHELKWDEEILEALTVPASMLPEVKPSSEVYGNTHKDKFQGLEIPISGMAGDQQAALFGQACFEEGMAKNTYGTGCFMLMNTGEKAVPSKNGLLTTIAWGVDGKVEYALEGSIFVAGSAVQWLRDGMRMFRDAKESELYATRVASSEGVYMVPAFVGLGAPYWNSDVRGAVFGLTRGTTKEHFVRATLESLCYQTKDVLSAMEADSGISLAKLRVDGGAVANDLLLQIQSDFLGVPVERPMCIETTALGAAYLAGLAVGFWADKNDIKKNFGVDREFDPKMEEAEAKDLYAGWQKAVEATMAFK, from the coding sequence ATGGAAAAGAAATACGTACTTTCAATTGACCAGGGTACCACCAGCTCTCGTGCTATCGTTTTCGACAAAGCCGGCCAGATCGCAAAGGTTACCCAGAAAGAATTTACCCAGATTTTCCCTAATCCGGGCTGGGTTGAGCACGACGCTATGGAAATCTGGTCTTCTGTCCAGTCCGTAGTTGCTGAAGCCCTTGCCGACATTCCTGCTGCAGAAATCGCAGCTATCGGTATCACCAACCAGCGTGAAACCACCGTTGTTTGGGACAAGAACACCGGTAAGCCCGTTTACAACGCAATCGTATGGCAGTCCCGCCAGACCATGGACATCTGCAACGACCTCAAAGCTAAAGGTCTGGACCCCGTTGTTCGTGAAAAAACCGGTCTGCTCATCGACGCATACTTCTCCGGTACCAAAGTAAAATGGATCCTCGACAACGTTGAAGGCGCACGCGAAAAAGCTGAAGCCGGCGACCTCCTCTTCGGTACCATTGACACCTGGCTGGTATGGAAACTTACCGGCGGCGCAGTTCACGTAACTGACTACACCAACGCTTCCCGTACTCTCATGTACAACATCCATGAGCTCAAGTGGGACGAAGAAATCCTCGAAGCACTTACTGTTCCTGCTTCCATGCTGCCCGAAGTTAAGCCTTCTTCCGAAGTATACGGCAACACCCACAAAGATAAGTTCCAGGGCCTCGAAATCCCCATCTCCGGTATGGCCGGTGACCAGCAGGCAGCTCTGTTCGGTCAGGCATGCTTCGAAGAAGGTATGGCTAAGAACACCTACGGTACCGGTTGCTTCATGCTCATGAACACCGGTGAAAAGGCAGTTCCCTCCAAGAACGGCTTGCTGACCACCATCGCATGGGGTGTTGACGGTAAAGTTGAATACGCTCTTGAAGGTTCCATCTTCGTAGCAGGTTCCGCTGTTCAGTGGCTGCGCGACGGTATGAGAATGTTCCGTGACGCTAAAGAATCCGAACTCTACGCTACCCGCGTAGCCAGCTCCGAAGGCGTTTACATGGTTCCCGCATTCGTAGGTCTCGGTGCTCCTTACTGGAACTCTGACGTTCGCGGCGCAGTATTCGGTCTGACTCGCGGTACCACCAAAGAACATTTTGTTCGTGCTACCCTCGAATCCCTCTGCTACCAGACCAAAGACGTTCTCTCCGCTATGGAAGCTGACTCCGGCATCTCCCTGGCTAAGCTCCGCGTTGACGGCGGTGCAGTAGCCAACGACCTGCTGCTCCAGATTCAGTCCGACTTCCTTGGCGTTCCTGTTGAGCGTCCCATGTGCATTGAAACCACCGCTCTCGGCGCAGCTTACCTCGCCGGTCTGGCAGTTGGTTTCTGGGCTGACAAAAATGACATCAAAAAGAACTTCGGCGTTGACCGTGAGTTCGATCCCAAGATGGAAGAAGCGGAAGCTAAAGACCTTTATGCCGGTTGGCAGAAAGCTGTTGAAGCTACCATGGCTTTCAAATAG
- a CDS encoding DUF389 domain-containing protein — protein sequence MGLFFKRKNKPPLLFVSDVRREFLISEITRNSVPNGMYYLLMAIAAFIASIGLTADSPAVVIGAMLVSPLMTPIFGLSLGLVRGEVSLIRDSLFSVTAGILIGILGGMLIGNFPIFFELTHEIISRTKPNLLDLGVAAFAGIAGTVALIDERVSPVMPGIAIATSLVPPLCASGLCIALQDYNGGWGAFLLFFANFLVILSIGSALFIITGFIPRSEDEPLRRLLKHFSVSTIGLIIVAGLLTKSLFDVALARQINSCLRTAAIQAISTIPNTTVENITHEINQGTVDGFVTLNGPMSLKAAAVKKMEDKAAKTLHRPVRIIVRTSLTQSISSSPQSTNSLLNAHAKQQKIRLEKSAVILEQAELLFRTIISEFPWYTLTGISYTEIKTGPAVIIEISGPERPLTESVIKMENMLRHNSGENNLALIVRYNKSDDITRNGRNLFGVHYSGSKSLLAQKIEKQTSTLIANIRNMFPIYVEAQQEQGQWKVIADVTGKRMIQSKEVKNIEKKLAAQFSVPLKLYIYSKTDGIVTTDDFKPIELFSDKGQARRLGDKLKE from the coding sequence ATGGGACTATTCTTCAAACGCAAGAACAAACCGCCTTTACTCTTTGTCAGCGATGTCCGCCGGGAATTCCTAATATCAGAAATCACCCGCAATTCAGTGCCCAACGGCATGTATTACCTGCTCATGGCAATTGCAGCCTTTATAGCTTCCATCGGTTTGACTGCGGACAGCCCTGCTGTTGTTATCGGTGCCATGCTGGTCTCCCCGCTGATGACTCCCATATTCGGGCTTTCGCTCGGTCTGGTACGCGGAGAAGTTTCACTTATCCGCGATTCCCTATTTTCAGTAACCGCCGGTATTCTTATTGGAATACTTGGCGGAATGCTGATCGGCAATTTCCCGATTTTTTTTGAACTTACCCATGAAATAATCTCCCGCACCAAACCCAACCTACTGGATCTCGGCGTTGCGGCATTTGCAGGAATAGCCGGAACAGTGGCCCTTATTGACGAACGTGTCAGTCCGGTCATGCCGGGTATCGCCATTGCCACATCCCTTGTCCCGCCACTCTGTGCCAGCGGATTGTGCATCGCCTTGCAAGACTACAATGGCGGATGGGGTGCCTTCCTGCTCTTTTTCGCCAACTTTCTGGTTATCCTTTCGATTGGCAGTGCATTGTTCATCATTACCGGCTTTATCCCCCGTTCGGAAGACGAACCCCTGCGCCGACTACTCAAACACTTTTCCGTCTCCACTATAGGACTGATAATAGTCGCGGGATTGCTGACCAAGTCCCTTTTCGATGTGGCACTTGCAAGACAGATCAACAGCTGCCTGCGTACAGCTGCCATTCAAGCCATATCCACAATCCCAAACACAACCGTTGAAAACATCACCCATGAAATCAATCAGGGAACAGTAGACGGCTTCGTCACCCTCAACGGCCCCATGTCTTTGAAGGCAGCAGCAGTAAAAAAGATGGAAGATAAGGCCGCAAAGACATTGCACAGACCGGTAAGAATAATTGTACGCACCAGCCTGACCCAAAGCATTTCATCTTCCCCCCAATCAACTAATTCGCTGCTTAATGCCCATGCAAAACAACAAAAAATCAGGCTTGAAAAAAGCGCGGTAATTCTTGAGCAGGCAGAGTTGCTTTTCCGTACCATTATTTCAGAGTTCCCATGGTACACCCTTACCGGCATCAGCTATACAGAAATAAAAACCGGTCCGGCGGTGATTATCGAAATCAGTGGACCAGAGCGTCCCTTGACCGAATCCGTAATAAAAATGGAAAACATGTTGCGGCACAATTCCGGGGAAAACAATCTGGCCTTGATTGTCCGTTATAACAAAAGCGATGACATCACACGCAATGGCCGCAACCTCTTCGGAGTGCATTACAGCGGCTCTAAATCTTTGCTGGCCCAAAAAATCGAAAAACAGACTTCCACCTTGATTGCCAACATCCGCAATATGTTTCCCATCTATGTGGAGGCTCAACAGGAACAGGGACAATGGAAGGTCATTGCAGATGTCACCGGCAAGAGAATGATCCAGAGCAAAGAGGTTAAAAACATTGAAAAGAAACTAGCCGCTCAATTCTCAGTGCCGCTCAAATTATACATATACTCTAAAACCGATGGGATTGTTACAACTGATGATTTTAAACCGATAGAACTATTCAGCGATAAAGGGCAAGCCAGACGTCTTGGCGATAAATTGAAAGAATAA
- a CDS encoding ABC transporter substrate-binding protein, whose protein sequence is MSVSSCNSDKKLILLLLLITACLSLNACSNDPVKIGFSGTLQGKYSDLGVQGRNGALLAVEEINAAGGLDGRMLELLVRDDRNTPEGAVIADKELVGEGVAAIIGHMTSSQSLAAVKEMKDSGVPYIAPTTSTPLLQGVKDNFFRVIPTLTDLSKGLAGYSANVLGKKRLAVVWDSSNKAFAIPYKNVFIKSFEQNGGKFVGEIILGTQKEAVDWQTIVDDLKGKKPDVVVMVTSARDLAAFAQYCALDKTDWTIASSMWAYTKELVQTGGKSVEGVLFVVHFAEDSPEEGYDDFKQRFIKRFGWAPNFAAVFGYQAVRVFEEAVLQNGGSTKDLGKVIPGLSFESSIIGPFSIDEFGDVKRTGHIVTVKDGDFATVSRGER, encoded by the coding sequence ATGTCCGTATCCAGCTGCAATTCAGACAAAAAGCTAATTCTGTTATTATTGCTGATTACCGCATGTCTTTCTTTGAATGCATGTTCCAATGATCCTGTCAAAATCGGTTTTTCCGGAACCCTTCAGGGTAAATATTCCGACCTCGGAGTTCAGGGGCGTAACGGTGCGCTGCTGGCTGTGGAGGAGATCAATGCAGCCGGAGGTCTTGACGGACGCATGCTGGAGTTGCTGGTGCGTGACGACCGTAATACCCCGGAGGGTGCTGTCATAGCGGATAAGGAGCTTGTGGGCGAAGGAGTTGCCGCAATTATCGGGCATATGACCAGTTCGCAATCGCTTGCCGCTGTAAAGGAGATGAAGGATAGCGGTGTTCCTTACATTGCTCCGACCACATCAACGCCTTTGCTGCAGGGAGTCAAAGATAACTTTTTCAGGGTAATCCCCACTCTTACTGACCTTTCCAAGGGGCTTGCCGGTTACTCTGCAAACGTGCTCGGTAAAAAAAGGCTGGCTGTAGTCTGGGACAGTTCCAACAAAGCTTTTGCCATTCCTTATAAAAATGTATTCATCAAATCTTTTGAGCAGAATGGCGGGAAATTTGTCGGTGAAATTATCCTTGGCACGCAAAAGGAAGCAGTGGATTGGCAGACGATTGTTGACGACCTGAAAGGCAAGAAGCCGGATGTGGTCGTTATGGTTACTTCAGCCCGTGATCTGGCCGCTTTTGCCCAGTACTGCGCTTTGGATAAAACAGACTGGACAATTGCGAGCAGCATGTGGGCCTATACTAAAGAATTGGTTCAGACCGGCGGAAAAAGCGTGGAAGGGGTCCTTTTTGTTGTTCATTTTGCAGAAGATTCCCCAGAGGAAGGTTATGATGATTTCAAGCAGCGATTCATTAAACGTTTCGGCTGGGCACCCAACTTTGCCGCTGTTTTCGGTTATCAGGCTGTACGGGTTTTTGAGGAAGCAGTGTTGCAGAATGGAGGAAGTACGAAAGATCTTGGGAAAGTGATTCCCGGCCTTTCCTTTGAATCAAGCATAATAGGTCCTTTTTCCATAGATGAGTTCGGTGATGTGAAGCGCACCGGGCATATTGTAACCGTAAAGGATGGCGATTTTGCCACTGTTTCCAGAGGGGAGAGATGA
- a CDS encoding PAS domain-containing sensor histidine kinase, which translates to MSRSSVSQIFQGKLVQWILVPGLFMTFVLVSIIGINQVKTLEREVVQLSRSLSRNVEFYIDGAEDVLRSVAIMSGDGRVESLRVYFDGLHKLFGQFERLLLLDKNENIVAVSPHGIKGIDFPIRFSGSDKSKRVLTSPIISPHSGKLVVYISIPVEGGGKLVAELSLATLQNFIYGFLSSNRIIILTDSYGNLIVHPDRELVKTQANVGALDVFKKKLDPGQGGFYRAEGRLCFGRVENISGTGWKMLVACSVYSLFQPVLALGLLITLLVVFFFMVLLFALKKQFRQQVVGPLVGYVKKLSAVAKGDYPTATSAESDFTELDELGRVFDSMAEQVREREHDLTVSKRYFQSVIDSMPSALIWVDEDMNVCQCNLKALELFDLESTEIEPENVEVFFGGRKDVVQVIAEAKDRNSPRTLERTGVGNDSSSSFDITAFPLRGFEVKGIVVRIDDVTSRVRMEEIMVQTEKMMSVGGLAAGMAHEINNPLGGIMQGAQNLERKFSPDIKANIDAADEAGCSLESMQKYMESRNVSSIIEGIRDSGLRAARIVSNMLDFSKPGKDVVSTVNVHELIEDSLELSAKDYDLKRKYDFMHINIVREFSRDIPDIICSRTEIEQVLLNLFKNSAQAMSDHGSSGGTPHIYIRTRSRQDAVVIEIEDNGPGMNPDVRKRIFEPFYTTKASGAGTGLGLSVSYFIITQNHGGTFTVSSMPGRGARFTITLPVQGRRP; encoded by the coding sequence ATGAGCAGGAGCTCGGTTTCGCAGATATTTCAGGGCAAGCTGGTGCAGTGGATACTTGTACCGGGTTTGTTCATGACCTTTGTCCTGGTTTCCATTATCGGAATCAATCAGGTCAAGACCTTGGAGCGGGAGGTTGTCCAGCTTTCAAGGTCATTGTCGCGTAATGTCGAGTTCTATATTGACGGTGCGGAGGACGTTCTGCGTTCCGTGGCCATAATGAGCGGGGACGGCAGGGTTGAAAGTCTGCGTGTTTATTTTGACGGGCTGCATAAACTTTTCGGGCAGTTTGAGCGTCTTCTGCTTCTGGATAAAAATGAAAATATCGTCGCGGTGTCTCCCCACGGAATAAAAGGGATTGATTTTCCCATTCGTTTCAGTGGTTCAGACAAATCAAAACGGGTGCTGACCTCTCCGATAATCTCCCCCCATTCCGGCAAGCTGGTTGTGTATATCAGTATTCCGGTTGAAGGCGGAGGTAAGCTTGTGGCTGAACTCAGCCTCGCCACTTTGCAGAACTTCATATACGGTTTCCTGTCCTCAAACAGGATAATCATCCTTACGGATTCTTACGGCAACCTTATTGTTCATCCCGACCGGGAACTGGTCAAAACGCAGGCTAATGTCGGGGCACTGGATGTGTTCAAAAAGAAACTTGATCCGGGTCAAGGGGGATTTTACAGGGCTGAAGGCAGGCTCTGCTTCGGCAGGGTGGAGAATATTTCCGGGACCGGCTGGAAGATGCTGGTGGCCTGTTCGGTATACTCTCTGTTTCAGCCGGTGCTTGCGCTCGGTCTGTTGATCACTCTGCTGGTGGTGTTCTTTTTTATGGTGCTGCTTTTCGCATTGAAAAAGCAGTTCCGGCAGCAGGTGGTCGGTCCACTTGTGGGCTATGTGAAGAAACTCTCCGCTGTGGCCAAAGGCGATTATCCTACTGCAACATCTGCGGAAAGTGATTTTACCGAACTTGATGAACTGGGCCGGGTTTTTGATTCCATGGCAGAGCAGGTCCGCGAGCGGGAGCATGACCTGACAGTTTCCAAAAGGTATTTTCAGAGCGTTATTGACTCCATGCCTTCGGCCCTGATCTGGGTGGATGAAGACATGAATGTCTGCCAGTGCAACCTTAAGGCTCTTGAACTGTTCGATCTTGAATCCACGGAAATCGAGCCGGAAAATGTGGAAGTCTTTTTCGGTGGCCGTAAAGACGTGGTGCAGGTTATCGCGGAGGCCAAGGACCGCAACAGTCCACGGACCCTTGAACGGACCGGAGTGGGAAATGATTCTTCTTCGTCGTTTGATATTACGGCCTTTCCGCTGCGTGGTTTTGAGGTGAAAGGGATAGTGGTCCGGATAGATGATGTGACCTCCAGAGTGCGCATGGAAGAGATTATGGTCCAGACCGAGAAAATGATGTCTGTGGGAGGACTTGCAGCAGGTATGGCCCATGAAATAAACAATCCCCTTGGGGGGATCATGCAGGGCGCGCAGAATCTGGAACGTAAATTTTCCCCAGATATAAAGGCCAATATCGATGCTGCGGATGAGGCCGGGTGTTCACTTGAGTCCATGCAGAAATACATGGAGTCCCGCAATGTAAGTTCCATCATCGAAGGGATCAGGGATTCAGGATTGCGCGCAGCCAGAATTGTTTCCAATATGCTGGATTTCAGCAAGCCGGGTAAGGATGTGGTCTCAACCGTTAATGTCCATGAATTGATCGAGGATTCTCTCGAGCTTTCAGCCAAGGATTATGACCTGAAAAGGAAATATGATTTTATGCACATTAATATTGTGCGTGAATTCTCCAGAGATATCCCGGATATTATCTGTTCACGGACTGAGATTGAGCAGGTTCTTTTAAACCTGTTTAAAAATTCAGCGCAGGCCATGAGCGATCATGGATCGTCCGGCGGAACTCCCCATATTTATATCAGGACCCGCAGCAGGCAAGACGCTGTGGTTATTGAAATAGAAGATAATGGCCCCGGTATGAATCCCGATGTTCGCAAAAGGATTTTTGAGCCGTTTTACACCACCAAAGCATCCGGAGCAGGGACCGGACTGGGGCTTTCAGTTTCGTATTTCATCATCACCCAGAATCATGGCGGGACATTCACGGTCAGCTCCATGCCCGGAAGGGGCGCGCGTTTTACCATCACCCTGCCGGTGCAGGGACGCAGGCCGTAA
- a CDS encoding GGDEF domain-containing protein, translated as MKGFNWNSEFVDREKEKLFFDENGQQINRRMQYVCCITGIAYLLAAIADYYELGAGTGFYTMLGGRLVMASFAVITFFLFIIQSCNIRLRKIFLCLLMSSTILCEALEVCVKSYNFTSAGAPIALFIILTFYLFLPPWVYPSLIAGCGGGLAFICAVLFATESGLDASIVITLCFMLANAFGIYFLYSFNVTKRSDFFAHLELKRKADFDDLTQVFCRRKIMELGQRYFSLAKRYETPFSTLILDIDHFKEINDSFGHQTGDRVLRDVAGIFRNEVREGDLVGRIGGEEFVVFLPNTNAVQAAVVADRICRSVESYQYPEPEIGVRVTISIGSAELIDLSDLHTLLKNADSALYKAKDNGRNQVCWYGA; from the coding sequence ATGAAAGGTTTTAATTGGAATAGTGAGTTTGTTGACCGTGAAAAGGAAAAGCTGTTTTTTGATGAGAACGGTCAGCAGATTAATCGCAGGATGCAGTATGTCTGCTGCATAACGGGAATTGCTTACCTGCTGGCTGCCATTGCGGATTATTATGAATTAGGTGCTGGGACCGGTTTTTACACCATGCTGGGCGGCAGGCTGGTCATGGCCTCGTTTGCTGTGATTACTTTTTTTCTGTTCATAATCCAAAGCTGCAACATCCGGCTCAGGAAAATTTTTCTGTGTCTGCTCATGTCTTCGACCATTTTGTGCGAAGCTTTGGAGGTTTGCGTAAAGTCTTATAATTTTACTTCCGCCGGAGCACCTATAGCTCTTTTTATTATCCTGACTTTCTATCTTTTCCTTCCTCCGTGGGTCTATCCGTCGCTGATCGCCGGGTGCGGTGGCGGGCTGGCTTTTATCTGCGCGGTGCTGTTCGCAACAGAATCAGGTCTGGATGCGTCAATAGTCATCACCCTTTGTTTTATGCTTGCCAATGCTTTCGGGATTTATTTTTTGTATAGCTTTAATGTTACCAAGCGGAGTGATTTTTTCGCTCATCTGGAACTAAAACGTAAGGCTGACTTTGATGATCTTACCCAGGTTTTTTGCAGGCGCAAGATCATGGAGCTGGGACAACGCTACTTTTCGTTGGCCAAACGTTATGAAACCCCGTTTTCAACGCTTATTCTTGATATTGACCATTTTAAAGAAATTAATGACAGCTTCGGTCATCAGACCGGGGATCGGGTGTTGCGGGATGTGGCCGGTATTTTTCGCAATGAAGTCCGTGAAGGCGACCTTGTAGGCAGGATCGGGGGGGAGGAATTTGTGGTATTCCTGCCCAATACAAATGCTGTGCAGGCTGCGGTGGTTGCAGACAGGATCTGTCGATCTGTTGAAAGTTACCAGTACCCCGAGCCGGAAATCGGCGTGCGGGTCACTATCAGTATCGGGTCCGCTGAACTCATAGATTTATCCGACCTGCATACCCTGCTTAAAAACGCTGATTCTGCCCTTTATAAAGCCAAGGATAACGGTCGCAATCAGGTCTGCTGGTACGGAGCGTAA